Proteins from one Leptospira johnsonii genomic window:
- a CDS encoding histone deacetylase family protein encodes MRQQLERLALVYHPEYNMDLGPHVFPARKYAMIYNLVKEDPKLSSLPALQPAPVGEEELSLVHTPEFISDFMNLRYTDRTMYSELPLNQNMVRSFCLGVGGTILATEMTENYKYVYHIGGGFHHSMPDRAEGFCYLNDAAIATKLYLQKYPERKVLFIDLDLHQGNGNARIFQGDPSVWTFSIHQEELYPKKEKSNLDIPLENGTGDKTYLSRLGEGLEKIRKEFKPDLIYYFAGADPFEDDSLGDLKLTFDGLKARDKMVKTFADSLDIPVVVMPAGGYARNFHDTVRIHFNTIRVFASLI; translated from the coding sequence TTGCGCCAACAGTTAGAACGGCTCGCCCTAGTTTATCATCCGGAATACAATATGGATCTTGGTCCTCATGTATTCCCCGCACGTAAATACGCAATGATATACAATCTAGTCAAGGAAGATCCTAAACTTTCTTCTTTGCCTGCCCTTCAACCGGCCCCGGTCGGAGAGGAAGAATTAAGCCTAGTTCATACTCCTGAATTCATTTCCGATTTTATGAATTTAAGATATACGGATAGAACCATGTATTCGGAGCTTCCCCTCAACCAAAACATGGTCAGAAGTTTTTGCCTCGGAGTGGGAGGGACCATTCTTGCGACAGAGATGACAGAAAATTATAAATACGTGTATCATATCGGGGGCGGGTTTCATCACAGTATGCCGGACCGAGCAGAAGGTTTCTGTTATCTGAACGACGCAGCCATCGCGACGAAACTTTATCTGCAAAAATATCCGGAACGAAAGGTTTTATTTATAGATTTGGATCTTCACCAAGGAAACGGAAATGCGAGAATTTTCCAAGGTGATCCGTCAGTTTGGACTTTTTCCATACACCAAGAAGAGTTATATCCTAAAAAAGAGAAGTCCAATCTGGATATACCTTTGGAAAACGGGACAGGAGATAAAACTTATCTTTCTCGTTTGGGGGAAGGTTTGGAAAAGATCCGGAAAGAATTCAAACCGGATCTGATCTATTACTTCGCTGGCGCGGACCCTTTCGAGGACGATTCACTCGGGGATCTGAAGCTTACTTTTGATGGGTTGAAGGCAAGAGATAAAATGGTAAAAACTTTCGCGGATTCTTTGGATATTCCTGTGGTAGTTATGCCTGCGGGCGGTTACGCAAGAAATTTCCACGATACTGTACGTATCCATTTTAATACGATACGAGTTTTCGCTTCCTTAATTTAA
- the pyk gene encoding pyruvate kinase, translating into MFSPEKKTKMVCTIGPSSSDENIITALLRAGMDIARMNFSHGTHEVHKKVFETLRKCESESGVPLGIMADLQGPKIRTGKLRVPQIELEKGNKIRLLPDAEYLGDSEAIGTTYPAMIEDLRSGDKLLVDDGKLVLEVESKSSKEAVLKVIIGGILKSNKGINLPGTPISAPALSEKDLLDLKFALSLGVDYVALSFVRRASDLELAREIMRGTQIGLIAKIERPEAIRNIDEILEAADGIMIARGDLGVEVETERVPVLQKELIYKANRAGKPVITATQMLESMVENPRPTRAEASDVANAVMDGTDAVMLSGESASGKYPVESAEMMVKILREAENLDHIYEIHWNLKKSDLEVERAALGSAAREIANSINAKAIVNFTRSGYSALITSEMRPKVPILSFTPYLATARKMKLYRGVQPYVMPFMETFFDMIRYMETKLPEDGMLTKGDIVVILSGAPGGEAKSVDFLQIYKIR; encoded by the coding sequence ATGTTTAGCCCGGAAAAAAAAACCAAAATGGTCTGTACCATAGGTCCTTCTTCCTCAGATGAAAATATTATCACCGCACTTCTCCGAGCCGGAATGGACATCGCGAGAATGAATTTCTCTCACGGCACTCACGAAGTTCACAAAAAAGTTTTTGAAACTTTGCGAAAATGCGAATCCGAGTCCGGCGTTCCCCTCGGCATCATGGCGGATCTGCAAGGCCCTAAAATCAGAACCGGAAAACTCCGGGTTCCCCAAATCGAATTAGAAAAGGGAAACAAAATCAGACTTTTACCCGACGCGGAATATCTAGGAGATTCCGAGGCGATTGGCACTACCTATCCTGCCATGATAGAAGATCTTCGTTCGGGAGACAAACTATTAGTAGATGACGGTAAACTCGTACTAGAGGTCGAATCCAAATCAAGCAAAGAAGCCGTTTTAAAAGTTATAATAGGAGGAATTCTAAAAAGCAACAAAGGAATTAATTTGCCGGGAACTCCTATCTCAGCTCCTGCACTTTCCGAAAAGGATCTATTGGATCTAAAGTTTGCCCTAAGTTTAGGAGTGGATTACGTCGCATTAAGTTTTGTAAGACGAGCCTCCGATCTAGAACTCGCCCGAGAAATTATGAGAGGAACCCAAATCGGACTCATTGCCAAAATTGAAAGACCGGAAGCGATCCGTAATATAGATGAAATTTTAGAAGCAGCAGACGGGATCATGATCGCAAGGGGAGACCTAGGAGTAGAAGTGGAAACAGAAAGAGTTCCTGTCCTCCAAAAAGAACTTATCTATAAAGCAAACCGTGCAGGAAAACCTGTGATTACAGCTACTCAAATGTTGGAATCTATGGTGGAAAATCCTAGACCTACAAGAGCGGAAGCAAGCGATGTCGCAAATGCAGTCATGGATGGAACGGATGCAGTCATGTTATCTGGAGAATCTGCAAGCGGAAAATATCCGGTAGAATCCGCAGAGATGATGGTAAAAATCCTGAGAGAAGCGGAAAATCTAGATCATATCTATGAGATCCATTGGAATTTAAAAAAATCCGATCTAGAAGTTGAAAGAGCCGCTCTTGGCTCCGCGGCGAGAGAGATCGCAAATAGTATCAATGCAAAGGCGATCGTGAATTTTACAAGAAGCGGATATTCTGCACTCATCACTTCAGAGATGAGACCTAAGGTCCCAATCCTTTCTTTTACTCCTTATTTAGCTACAGCAAGAAAGATGAAATTGTATCGAGGAGTTCAGCCTTACGTTATGCCGTTCATGGAAACTTTTTTCGATATGATCCGTTATATGGAAACAAAACTTCCGGAAGATGGAATGCTAACCAAAGGTGATATCGTGGTAATTCTTTCCGGAGCACCGGGAGGAGAGGCCAAGTCCGTAGACTTTTTACAAATTTATAAAATACGATAA
- a CDS encoding mechanosensitive ion channel family protein translates to MEEILRLINPISLLNSKERSITEEFILVVYFILTLVIVYKTFVLSFDRISPPADNAVRYNRRRVTRILFVVVGAVSLLPVIFSGLSYLPTVMGLAGAGIVISLKDITLNYVGWLLIHGSNGFEVGDRIEIEGVKGDVVNIGINRFTLMELSQDPKSEQSTNRLVHLPNHTIILHKVYVVKEKLGFVWDEFRIKIPYGSDWEAAEKILNGILKNGSVIDQHKIDYSVRELSKNYLVRLGKTTPIVYIGVEEGGVLFSLRYLTHIKEKRNQKASISREVLKEFAEAGIHIL, encoded by the coding sequence ATGGAAGAGATACTTCGACTTATAAATCCGATTTCCCTCTTGAACTCCAAGGAAAGATCCATTACGGAGGAGTTCATTCTGGTTGTGTACTTTATCCTGACCTTGGTGATCGTTTATAAAACTTTCGTTTTGAGTTTCGATAGGATCAGTCCTCCTGCTGATAATGCAGTACGATATAATCGCAGAAGAGTCACTCGGATCTTATTTGTGGTCGTGGGAGCAGTGTCCCTTCTGCCCGTAATTTTTTCCGGACTTTCTTATCTTCCTACTGTGATGGGTCTTGCGGGAGCAGGTATCGTAATCTCCTTAAAAGATATCACTTTGAATTATGTAGGTTGGCTTTTGATCCATGGTAGCAACGGTTTCGAAGTAGGGGACCGCATCGAGATCGAAGGTGTAAAGGGGGACGTAGTCAATATTGGGATCAATCGATTTACTTTGATGGAGTTAAGCCAGGATCCTAAATCGGAACAATCCACCAATCGTTTGGTGCATCTTCCGAATCACACGATCATTCTTCATAAAGTTTATGTGGTGAAGGAAAAATTAGGATTTGTTTGGGATGAGTTTCGGATCAAGATCCCTTACGGTTCCGATTGGGAAGCCGCGGAGAAGATCCTGAACGGGATCCTAAAGAACGGTTCTGTGATAGACCAACATAAAATAGATTATTCAGTAAGAGAACTTTCTAAAAACTATTTAGTTCGTTTAGGCAAGACTACACCTATAGTTTACATAGGTGTAGAAGAAGGCGGAGTGTTATTCTCTCTTCGTTATCTCACCCATATCAAAGAAAAAAGAAATCAGAAGGCAAGTATTTCCAGAGAAGTCCTGAAGGAATTTGCAGAAGCCGGAATACATATCCTCTAA
- the aroB gene encoding 3-dehydroquinate synthase, which yields MNPIREVQIRAFSKEYKVQIHSDFRGLGETIKRFYPISSIFILTERKLSGLFSKFYESELSLLGIPYHEIYIKGGEKNKHILRTAEVYNKLIELGADRKSLILALGGGVVGDFAGFIASTFQRGIRFAQIPTTLLASVDSSVGGKVAVNADLGKNMIGSFYQPEFVYLPLIALSTLPKREWRCGMAEIVKHGLLSGGEYLEKVRSSDKYVYDHTSNELLELIVGSILYKANIVSQDERETGLRKVLNLGHTTAHAIESLTNYRRYSHGEAVSIGLLTAIILSAEKQGLDPSWIEGLKKILKAYDLPYHDKSKSTQVAKHTLHDKKNVGNSVRFVLLQSPGNPIWDIPVELEEIASAFRKQKKMD from the coding sequence ATGAATCCTATCCGGGAAGTACAGATCAGAGCATTTTCAAAAGAATACAAGGTCCAGATCCATTCAGACTTCAGAGGTTTGGGAGAAACGATCAAAAGGTTTTATCCGATCTCTTCCATATTTATACTTACGGAAAGAAAACTTTCGGGATTGTTTTCCAAGTTTTACGAATCGGAACTATCCCTTCTCGGAATTCCATATCACGAAATTTATATAAAGGGCGGGGAGAAGAATAAACATATTCTTCGCACCGCAGAAGTTTATAACAAACTAATAGAATTAGGAGCGGATCGTAAAAGTTTGATCCTTGCCTTGGGCGGCGGAGTCGTAGGCGATTTTGCGGGATTTATCGCTTCCACATTCCAAAGAGGGATCCGTTTTGCTCAAATTCCCACTACCTTGCTCGCCTCCGTAGATTCTTCCGTGGGTGGAAAGGTCGCAGTAAATGCCGACCTCGGGAAAAACATGATTGGCTCCTTCTACCAACCTGAGTTTGTATATTTGCCTCTGATCGCATTATCCACTTTGCCTAAAAGAGAATGGAGATGTGGGATGGCTGAGATCGTAAAACACGGTCTTTTGTCAGGAGGAGAATATCTGGAGAAGGTCCGCTCGAGCGATAAATATGTCTACGATCATACTTCTAATGAACTTCTGGAACTGATTGTAGGTTCTATTTTATATAAGGCTAATATAGTTTCCCAGGACGAAAGAGAAACCGGTTTGAGAAAAGTTTTAAACTTGGGGCATACTACCGCACACGCGATTGAATCTCTCACGAATTACAGAAGATATTCTCATGGAGAAGCGGTTTCAATCGGACTATTGACTGCGATCATTCTTTCCGCCGAAAAGCAAGGATTGGATCCATCTTGGATAGAAGGTTTAAAGAAGATACTGAAGGCATATGATCTTCCGTATCACGATAAGAGTAAATCCACTCAGGTAGCAAAACATACTCTTCACGATAAGAAGAATGTGGGCAATTCTGTTCGTTTTGTTCTTCTTCAATCTCCCGGAAATCCGATCTGGGACATTCCGGTCGAACTGGAAGAGATTGCTTCTGCTTTCAGAAAGCAGAAAAAAATGGATTAG
- a CDS encoding NUDIX domain-containing protein: protein MEFFFKKKGLRVRVAALIRNRKGEILLLQQKKKNAYYWLLPGGGIEFGESAEDALKRELKEELSLDITSSNFLFLNESIDPKGNRHLLQLVFLATVKKQDPEVNLKEKAITGFGYFPLGAVLEMDIRPDIKEFLSSGKYKPAPFIRSQWVYDK from the coding sequence ATGGAATTCTTTTTTAAAAAGAAAGGTTTGAGGGTCAGGGTGGCCGCTTTGATCCGAAATCGTAAGGGGGAGATCCTTCTTCTGCAGCAAAAAAAGAAGAACGCTTATTATTGGTTATTGCCCGGGGGCGGAATAGAATTCGGAGAAAGCGCCGAAGACGCATTAAAGAGAGAATTAAAAGAAGAACTTTCTCTCGATATTACGAGTTCTAATTTTTTATTTTTGAATGAGTCCATAGATCCTAAGGGGAATCGTCACCTTCTCCAATTAGTATTCTTAGCAACCGTCAAAAAACAGGATCCGGAAGTGAACCTGAAAGAAAAGGCGATCACAGGATTCGGCTATTTTCCTTTGGGAGCGGTTTTAGAAATGGATATAAGGCCGGATATTAAGGAATTTCTTTCTTCCGGAAAATACAAGCCGGCTCCCTTTATACGAAGCCAATGGGTATATGATAAATGA
- the rnc gene encoding ribonuclease III, translating to MIKKNYIKNQNKSDPKIRKDPSLLASELGLRFNKPSYLEIAFVHSSYRNENPEYKEDNERLEFLGDSVLGLVVAKYLYRTNPSASEGELSRKKATLVSTAMLNGLSEKLELTSYVLLGKGEGQGSAQKKLGANLFESLVGAVYLDQGMEAAEKFILEHLIDYVKNSDKVREATDYKSILQEICQKKFKLLPSYRLLKEIGPDHEKTFYVSVSIRDKHSAEGKGKNKKFAEQDAAKQLLKALKIKV from the coding sequence TTGATAAAAAAAAATTACATTAAAAATCAAAATAAATCAGATCCTAAGATCAGAAAGGATCCTTCCCTACTTGCGTCCGAGCTTGGTTTAAGATTTAATAAACCTTCTTACTTAGAGATTGCATTCGTACATAGTTCTTACAGAAACGAAAATCCTGAATATAAAGAAGATAACGAAAGATTAGAGTTCTTAGGAGACTCAGTTCTCGGACTTGTAGTCGCAAAATATTTATATAGAACAAATCCTTCTGCAAGTGAAGGGGAACTTTCCAGAAAAAAGGCCACTTTAGTTTCTACCGCAATGCTAAACGGTCTCAGCGAAAAGTTGGAACTAACTTCTTACGTCCTATTGGGAAAAGGAGAAGGCCAGGGGAGCGCCCAAAAAAAACTGGGAGCCAATCTATTCGAGTCCTTGGTAGGCGCAGTTTATTTAGACCAAGGAATGGAAGCTGCGGAGAAGTTTATACTCGAACATCTTATAGATTACGTCAAAAATTCCGATAAGGTAAGAGAGGCTACGGATTATAAATCCATCCTCCAGGAAATTTGCCAAAAAAAATTCAAACTTCTACCTTCTTACAGATTACTAAAAGAGATCGGACCGGATCACGAGAAAACATTTTACGTTAGCGTATCCATCCGGGACAAACATTCTGCGGAAGGTAAGGGAAAGAACAAGAAGTTCGCAGAACAAGACGCTGCGAAACAATTATTGAAGGCCCTGAAGATCAAGGTTTAA
- the acpP gene encoding acyl carrier protein: MADFEKIKSIIVEQLGVDESEVTPEAHFIDDLGADSLDTVELVMALEEEFGVEISDEDAEKIQTVGDVIKFIDTLKS, translated from the coding sequence ATGGCAGATTTCGAAAAGATTAAGTCTATTATCGTTGAGCAACTTGGAGTGGATGAGTCCGAAGTGACTCCTGAAGCACACTTCATTGATGACCTCGGTGCAGACTCTCTTGACACAGTTGAACTCGTTATGGCTCTTGAAGAAGAGTTTGGCGTTGAAATTTCCGATGAGGATGCTGAAAAGATCCAAACCGTCGGAGACGTAATTAAGTTCATCGACACTCTAAAGTCCTAA
- the fabG gene encoding 3-oxoacyl-ACP reductase FabG — MIDLKGKNAIITGAARGIGKATALKLAQAGANVVIADLNEEASKATADEIAKATGVKAIGVSVNVANAESAQAGIQAVVDNFGSIDILVNNAGITKDTLMLRMKQEQWDAVIAVNLTGTFNCIQSAIKFMAKNPNGGSIINLSSIAGVNGNIGQTNYSASKAGVIGLTKAVALEMAGRKIRCNAIAPGFIATEMTDAIPEKIRTAMVAAIPLKRAGQPDDIANTIAFLASDISSFITGQVIEVNGGGFLPGVQA; from the coding sequence ATGATCGATTTGAAAGGCAAAAACGCCATTATAACCGGGGCTGCCCGCGGAATCGGTAAAGCAACCGCTCTTAAACTAGCGCAAGCAGGCGCAAACGTTGTCATAGCCGACTTAAACGAAGAGGCAAGTAAAGCTACTGCGGATGAAATCGCAAAAGCAACAGGTGTAAAAGCAATCGGAGTTTCCGTAAACGTAGCAAATGCGGAATCCGCTCAAGCAGGTATCCAAGCTGTAGTGGATAATTTCGGTTCAATAGACATTCTAGTGAATAATGCTGGTATCACTAAAGATACTCTTATGCTTAGAATGAAACAGGAACAATGGGATGCTGTAATTGCAGTAAACCTAACTGGTACATTCAATTGCATCCAGTCCGCTATAAAATTTATGGCAAAAAATCCGAACGGCGGATCCATTATTAACCTTTCTTCTATCGCTGGAGTAAATGGAAATATCGGACAAACCAATTACTCCGCTTCTAAAGCTGGTGTGATCGGTCTGACCAAGGCAGTCGCTCTGGAAATGGCAGGTCGTAAGATCCGTTGTAACGCGATCGCTCCGGGATTTATTGCAACTGAAATGACAGATGCGATCCCAGAAAAGATCCGTACTGCAATGGTAGCTGCTATTCCATTAAAAAGAGCAGGGCAGCCGGACGATATCGCGAACACCATCGCTTTCCTAGCTTCCGATATATCCTCTTTTATTACAGGACAAGTAATCGAAGTGAACGGTGGGGGATTCCTTCCAGGAGTCCAAGCCTAA
- the plsX gene encoding phosphate acyltransferase PlsX — protein sequence MWVAVDAMSGDYGPDRIVEGAVNAVNQDGRNVILVGKEEDISETLLKYEYDTNKIRIVHASEIIGMNDSPSIAVRAMEDSSVVQAAQLVADKTCVGMFSPGNTGATMAAALLYLGRIPGVLRPPIAAPIPREKGAPTLLLDAGANVDCKPEYLAQFAIMGEIYSRLIFSIHKPKVGILSNGEEDKKGNSVTLKAFEYIKKLPIDFVGNVEGRDLYGGGRDVDVVVCDGFVGNIVLKATEGLSKSIFSVLRESIAQSSLAQTGALLLKPTFTAIKKRLDYAEYGGALLLGVDGTCLIGHGSSNAHAVRNAIRVVVECAERDVNQRIKEDIEKAKF from the coding sequence ATGTGGGTCGCCGTCGATGCAATGAGCGGCGACTACGGTCCTGACCGGATCGTAGAAGGTGCCGTTAACGCGGTAAATCAAGACGGCAGAAACGTCATACTCGTTGGTAAAGAAGAAGATATCAGCGAGACTCTCCTCAAATACGAATACGATACAAACAAGATCCGGATCGTTCACGCTAGTGAAATCATAGGCATGAACGATTCTCCTTCTATTGCTGTGCGTGCGATGGAAGATTCTTCCGTTGTACAAGCAGCTCAATTAGTCGCAGATAAAACATGCGTTGGTATGTTCTCTCCAGGAAACACTGGAGCTACAATGGCGGCAGCATTATTATATCTGGGTAGAATTCCTGGAGTTCTTAGACCTCCAATTGCCGCTCCTATTCCGAGAGAAAAAGGAGCTCCTACACTGCTTCTGGATGCAGGCGCAAACGTGGATTGTAAGCCGGAATATTTGGCTCAATTCGCCATCATGGGAGAGATCTATTCCAGACTCATCTTCAGTATTCACAAACCAAAAGTCGGGATCTTATCTAATGGAGAAGAGGACAAGAAAGGAAACTCGGTCACATTAAAGGCTTTTGAATATATTAAAAAACTACCGATCGATTTTGTTGGAAATGTAGAAGGTAGAGATCTCTACGGTGGTGGAAGGGATGTGGACGTTGTGGTCTGCGACGGCTTCGTGGGGAATATTGTACTGAAAGCAACCGAAGGTCTTTCCAAATCCATATTCAGCGTCTTAAGAGAAAGTATCGCTCAGTCTAGCCTTGCCCAAACAGGCGCACTTCTTCTCAAACCTACATTTACTGCGATCAAGAAAAGATTGGATTACGCGGAATACGGCGGGGCACTTCTCCTTGGTGTAGATGGAACTTGTTTGATTGGCCATGGTTCTTCTAACGCACATGCAGTCCGAAACGCGATCCGAGTGGTAGTGGAATGTGCCGAAAGGGACGTGAACCAGCGCATCAAAGAAGATATAGAGAAAGCGAAGTTTTAA
- the rpmF gene encoding 50S ribosomal protein L32: MAVPKRRKSKSKVRMKRAHHAIGKPNLVPCPNCNSFRPPHRICPVCGFYKDRVVVEPKVRKTSEEN, translated from the coding sequence ATGGCAGTTCCTAAGAGACGAAAATCTAAATCAAAAGTGAGGATGAAACGGGCCCATCATGCGATCGGCAAACCGAATCTAGTTCCTTGCCCGAACTGTAATTCCTTCAGACCTCCTCATAGAATCTGCCCTGTTTGCGGTTTTTACAAAGACCGTGTAGTGGTAGAACCGAAAGTCAGGAAGACTAGCGAAGAGAACTAA
- the hisG gene encoding ATP phosphoribosyltransferase has translation MLTLALPKGRLAEESIELMLQRGWLSGRPDPDSKELIYKDQKGKVRILLVRSQDVATYVEQNSADAGIVGWDVLLEGGYDLLLPLDLGIGKCRLSVAGPKGWSLSSGERKVRVATKYPNIAKDFFLKKGINCEVIKLYGSIELAPLVGLSDCIVDLVSTGGTLRANNLEEIEVIMESTARLVFNRSALYTKRAETGEFLDSFTSV, from the coding sequence ATGCTCACTTTGGCCCTTCCGAAAGGACGGCTTGCCGAAGAGAGCATAGAACTCATGCTCCAAAGGGGATGGCTTTCCGGTCGTCCTGACCCTGATTCCAAAGAACTTATCTATAAAGACCAAAAAGGAAAGGTCCGGATCTTACTCGTCCGTTCCCAGGATGTGGCGACTTACGTGGAGCAGAATTCCGCGGATGCCGGTATTGTCGGATGGGACGTATTATTGGAAGGAGGTTACGACCTTCTTCTTCCATTGGACCTCGGGATCGGAAAGTGCAGACTTTCTGTGGCAGGACCGAAAGGTTGGAGTCTCAGCTCTGGAGAAAGAAAAGTCCGTGTGGCGACAAAATATCCTAATATCGCTAAGGACTTCTTCCTGAAAAAGGGGATCAATTGCGAGGTCATTAAACTTTACGGAAGTATTGAGCTCGCTCCTTTGGTGGGTTTATCGGATTGTATCGTGGATTTAGTATCCACAGGCGGGACTCTCAGAGCCAATAATCTGGAAGAGATTGAAGTTATTATGGAATCTACGGCGAGATTGGTGTTCAATCGTTCCGCCTTATACACCAAACGGGCCGAAACTGGTGAATTCTTGGATTCTTTTACTTCTGTTTGA
- a CDS encoding tetratricopeptide repeat protein — protein MKRFEPKTGASIQDIDPYPGLTGAERFFAILFSKIGENKKQVLFGIGVLFVTVLTVVSWNEYRAEQFRKGTLAIEKVEKELALSPMTEITDKIKKYESIASSYSSPSLDIRLSKTLGDLYAKNGEYQKAAEKLEFAGKKIDELPEVKAYYFYIAGNYRESANQLAEAESDYGVSVSLLSSRKNVAGFYAWSLYQAGRLKLQNGKKEEAVDLLKKVLDQDIASPSEEFKSVRELATYLLLKSSQGN, from the coding sequence ATGAAACGATTCGAACCTAAAACAGGTGCTTCTATTCAGGATATAGATCCTTATCCAGGTCTAACCGGAGCAGAAAGATTTTTTGCGATTTTATTCTCCAAGATTGGAGAGAATAAGAAGCAGGTTTTATTTGGGATCGGTGTGTTATTCGTTACCGTACTAACTGTTGTTAGTTGGAACGAATACAGAGCGGAACAATTCCGTAAAGGAACTCTTGCCATCGAAAAAGTGGAGAAGGAGCTTGCTCTTTCTCCGATGACCGAGATCACCGATAAGATCAAAAAATACGAAAGTATCGCTTCTTCCTATAGTTCCCCTTCTTTAGATATCAGACTTTCCAAAACTTTGGGGGATCTATATGCTAAAAACGGAGAATACCAAAAAGCGGCAGAGAAGTTAGAATTTGCGGGTAAAAAAATAGACGAACTTCCGGAAGTGAAGGCTTACTATTTTTATATCGCAGGAAACTACAGAGAAAGCGCGAACCAACTTGCAGAAGCTGAATCCGATTACGGAGTTTCCGTTTCTCTCTTAAGCAGTCGTAAGAATGTAGCGGGATTTTACGCTTGGAGCCTATACCAAGCAGGTCGTTTGAAATTGCAAAACGGCAAAAAAGAAGAAGCAGTAGATCTGCTTAAAAAAGTCTTAGACCAAGATATCGCTTCTCCTTCAGAAGAATTTAAATCGGTTAGAGAACTCGCTACTTATCTTCTATTAAAAAGCAGCCAGGGGAACTAA